A stretch of the Pseudomonas helvetica genome encodes the following:
- the folK gene encoding 2-amino-4-hydroxy-6-hydroxymethyldihydropteridine diphosphokinase, with the protein MSLTQVFLGLGSNVEREAHLQAGLEALAGFLVDIRCSAVFESQPVGIKSGPFFNFVVSAFTDLPLTELDRRLKFIEADNGRYAPDRKGLPLDIDVLLYGDLVGNFDGLILPRAEILKNAFVLWPLSLIAPDRVHPGVGKSFASLWSEAKIDQVLAPVAFEWRGEQLTPSNLL; encoded by the coding sequence ATGTCGCTAACTCAGGTATTTCTCGGGCTCGGCAGCAATGTCGAGCGCGAAGCTCATTTGCAGGCGGGGCTGGAAGCGCTTGCCGGTTTTCTGGTGGATATACGCTGTTCGGCGGTGTTCGAAAGTCAGCCGGTGGGGATCAAGAGCGGTCCGTTTTTCAATTTCGTAGTGTCGGCGTTTACCGATCTTCCGTTGACGGAGCTGGACCGTCGGTTGAAGTTTATCGAGGCCGACAACGGTCGTTATGCCCCCGATCGCAAGGGCTTGCCGTTGGATATCGACGTGCTGTTGTATGGCGATCTGGTGGGTAATTTCGACGGATTGATCCTGCCTCGAGCGGAAATCCTGAAAAATGCCTTTGTGCTGTGGCCGTTGTCGCTGATAGCGCCGGACAGGGTGCATCCGGGTGTAGGTAAAAGTTTTGCCTCTCTGTGGAGTGAGGCGAAGATTGATCAGGTATTGGCGCCGGTTGCGTTTGAGTGGCGCGGTGAGCAGTTGACCCCTTCGAATCTGCTGTGA
- the folB gene encoding dihydroneopterin aldolase produces MDRVFIEGLEVDTVIGAYDWERGIRQCLRLDLNFAWDNRPAAAGDDLALALDYASVTARIQAFSEQAQYQLVETFAERLAEVLMSEFKITWLRLKLTKPGAIPAATGVGVEIERGCR; encoded by the coding sequence TTGGACAGAGTGTTTATCGAGGGCCTGGAAGTCGACACGGTGATCGGTGCCTACGACTGGGAGCGCGGCATCCGTCAGTGCCTGCGTCTTGATCTGAATTTCGCCTGGGACAATCGCCCGGCAGCGGCGGGTGATGACCTGGCCCTGGCGCTCGACTACGCCAGCGTGACAGCACGTATTCAGGCGTTTTCCGAGCAGGCGCAGTACCAACTGGTTGAAACCTTTGCCGAGCGTCTGGCCGAAGTCTTGATGAGCGAATTCAAGATTACCTGGCTGCGCCTCAAGCTGACCAAGCCGGGGGCTATCCCGGCTGCAACGGGCGTGGGCGTGGAGATCGAGCGCGGATGTCGCTAA
- the dnaG gene encoding DNA primase, with the protein MAGLIPQSFIDDLLNRTDIVDVVSSRLQMKKAGKNYTACCPFHKEKTPSFSVSPDKQFYYCFGCGAGGNALGFIMDHDNLDFPQAVEELAKAAGMEIPREESGRPHKPRQPTDSPLYPLLTAAADFYRQALKSHPARKAAVDYLKGRGLTGEIARDFGLGFAPPGWDNLFKHLSSDTLQQKAMIDAGLLIENAETGKRYDRFRDRVMFPIRDSRGRIIAFGGRVLGDDKPKYLNSPETPVFHKGQELYGLYEARKNNRNLDEIIVVEGYMDVIALAQQGLRNAVATLGTATSEEHLKRLFRVVPNVLFCFDGDQAGRNAAWRALESTLTSLQDGRRARFLFLPEGEDPDTLIRSEGTDAFRARINQHAQPLADYFFQQLIEESDPRSLEGKAHMATLAAPLIDKVPGANLRTLMRQRLTEITGLNSEAVSQLVHSAPQDAPPAYDPGIDYDAMPDYSDYHQPQEAYVPQQEWTPKKPGSGGKKWDNKPWDKKGKRDERSPPRTPIAVEAPTLIALRTLIHHPQLAGKVETADHFANESNTYAQLLIALIEAVQKNPKLNSIQLMARWHGTEQGRLLKALAEKEWLIEGDNLEQQFLDTITRLSAGQHTQTLDDLIKKARQPGLTAEEANQIANQMRDLLKRNVSASNPTSSGA; encoded by the coding sequence ATGGCCGGGCTAATTCCCCAGAGCTTTATTGACGACCTTCTGAACCGCACCGACATCGTCGATGTGGTCAGCTCGCGCCTGCAAATGAAAAAAGCCGGCAAGAACTACACCGCCTGCTGCCCATTTCACAAAGAAAAAACCCCCTCCTTCAGCGTCAGCCCGGACAAACAGTTCTATTACTGCTTTGGCTGCGGCGCTGGTGGCAACGCCCTCGGCTTCATCATGGACCACGACAACCTGGATTTTCCCCAGGCTGTCGAAGAACTGGCCAAAGCCGCCGGCATGGAAATCCCCCGCGAGGAAAGCGGTCGCCCGCATAAACCGCGGCAACCGACCGACTCGCCGCTCTACCCACTGCTGACCGCCGCTGCTGATTTCTACCGCCAGGCACTGAAAAGCCATCCGGCGCGAAAAGCAGCTGTCGACTACTTGAAGGGTCGCGGCCTGACCGGCGAGATCGCCCGCGATTTCGGCCTCGGCTTCGCACCTCCGGGCTGGGACAATCTGTTCAAGCATCTGAGCAGCGACACCCTGCAACAAAAAGCCATGATCGACGCCGGCCTGCTGATCGAGAACGCCGAAACCGGCAAACGCTATGATCGCTTTCGCGATCGCGTAATGTTCCCGATTCGCGACAGCCGCGGGCGCATCATCGCGTTTGGCGGCCGAGTACTGGGCGACGACAAACCGAAATACCTGAACTCACCGGAAACCCCGGTATTTCATAAAGGCCAGGAACTCTACGGCCTGTATGAAGCACGCAAGAATAACCGCAATCTCGATGAGATCATCGTCGTCGAAGGCTACATGGACGTCATCGCCCTGGCCCAGCAAGGCCTGCGCAATGCCGTCGCCACACTCGGCACCGCCACCAGCGAAGAACACTTGAAGCGGCTGTTTCGCGTGGTGCCCAACGTGCTGTTCTGCTTCGACGGTGACCAGGCTGGCCGCAATGCCGCGTGGCGCGCCCTGGAGTCAACGCTTACGAGCCTGCAAGACGGACGGCGTGCGCGCTTCCTGTTCCTTCCCGAAGGCGAAGACCCGGACACGCTGATCCGCTCCGAAGGCACCGACGCCTTTCGCGCGCGGATCAATCAACACGCCCAGCCATTGGCAGACTATTTTTTTCAGCAGTTGATCGAGGAGTCCGATCCGCGCTCGCTCGAAGGCAAGGCCCACATGGCCACCCTCGCCGCGCCGCTGATCGACAAAGTCCCGGGAGCCAACCTGCGCACTCTGATGCGCCAGCGCCTGACCGAAATTACCGGTCTGAACAGCGAGGCAGTCAGTCAGCTGGTGCACAGCGCGCCACAGGATGCACCTCCCGCCTACGACCCCGGCATCGATTACGACGCCATGCCGGACTATTCCGACTACCACCAACCGCAAGAGGCCTATGTACCTCAACAGGAGTGGACGCCGAAAAAACCGGGCAGCGGCGGCAAGAAATGGGACAACAAACCCTGGGACAAGAAAGGCAAACGCGACGAGCGGAGCCCACCCCGCACCCCGATTGCTGTCGAGGCCCCCACCTTGATTGCGCTGCGCACACTAATTCATCATCCGCAACTGGCCGGCAAAGTTGAGACCGCCGACCACTTCGCAAATGAAAGCAACACTTATGCGCAACTGCTAATAGCCCTGATCGAGGCCGTGCAAAAAAATCCTAAGCTAAACTCTATCCAGCTAATGGCCCGCTGGCATGGAACCGAGCAAGGACGCCTGCTTAAAGCACTCGCGGAAAAGGAGTGGTTAATTGAAGGTGACAACCTTGAACAACAGTTTTTAGACACCATTACTAGGTTATCAGCGGGTCAGCACACGCAGACCCTCGACGACCTCATCAAGAAAGCACGGCAGCCAGGATTGACTGCCGAGGAAGCGAATCAAATAGCAAATCAGATGCGCGACCTACTAAAACGGAATGTTTCCGCATCAAACCCGACCTCAAGTGGCGCGTGA
- the rpoD gene encoding RNA polymerase sigma factor RpoD — protein MSGKAQQQSRIKELITLGREQGYLTYAEVNDHLPEDISDPEQVEDIIRMINDMGINVFEVAPDKDSLMLADADTDEAAAEEAAAALAAVETDIGRTTDPVRMYMREMGTVELLTREGEIEIAKRIEEGIREVMGAIAHFPGTVDHILSEYTRVTTEGGRLSDVLSGYIDPDDGIAPPAAEVPPPVDPKAVKADDDTDDDDAEASDDEEEAESGPDPVIAAQRFGAVADQMEITRKALKKHGRENKQAIAEMLALAELFMPIKLVPKQFEGLVERVRSALDRLRQQERAIMQLCVRDARMPRADFLRQFPGNEVDESWTEALAKGKSKYAEAIGRLQADIVRCQQKLTALEAETGLKIAEIKDINRRMSIGEAKARRAKKEMVEANLRLVISIAKKYTNRGLQFLDLIQEGNIGLMKAVDKFEYRRGYKFSTYATWWIRQAITRSIADQARTIRIPVHMIETINKLNRISRQMLQEMGREPTPEELGERMEMPEDKIRKVLKIAKEPISMETPIGDDEDSHLGDFIEDSTMQSPIDVATVESLKEATREVLSGLTAREAKVLRMRFGIDMNTDHTLEEVGKQFDVTRERIRQIEAKALRKLRHPTRSEHLRSFLDE, from the coding sequence ATGTCCGGAAAAGCGCAACAGCAGTCTCGTATCAAAGAGTTGATCACCCTTGGTCGTGAGCAGGGTTACCTGACTTACGCGGAGGTCAACGACCACCTGCCGGAGGATATTTCAGATCCGGAACAGGTGGAAGACATCATCCGCATGATCAATGACATGGGGATCAACGTATTCGAGGTTGCGCCAGATAAGGATTCCCTTATGCTGGCCGACGCCGATACCGACGAAGCAGCCGCAGAAGAAGCGGCGGCAGCGTTGGCAGCGGTTGAGACCGACATTGGTCGCACTACCGACCCAGTGCGCATGTACATGCGCGAAATGGGTACCGTAGAGCTCCTCACACGTGAAGGCGAAATCGAAATCGCCAAACGTATTGAAGAGGGCATCCGTGAAGTGATGGGCGCAATTGCGCACTTCCCTGGCACGGTTGACCACATTCTCTCCGAATACACTCGCGTCACCACCGAAGGTGGCCGCCTGTCCGACGTCCTGAGCGGTTATATCGACCCGGACGACGGTATTGCGCCGCCTGCTGCAGAAGTGCCGCCGCCTGTCGACCCGAAAGCCGTGAAAGCGGATGACGACACCGATGACGACGACGCTGAAGCCAGTGACGACGAAGAAGAAGCCGAAAGCGGTCCGGATCCGGTCATCGCAGCACAGCGTTTTGGCGCTGTGGCCGATCAGATGGAAATCACCCGCAAGGCGCTGAAAAAGCACGGTCGTGAAAACAAGCAGGCCATTGCCGAGATGTTGGCGCTGGCTGAGCTGTTCATGCCGATCAAACTGGTTCCGAAGCAATTCGAAGGCCTGGTTGAGCGTGTACGTAGCGCCCTGGATCGTCTGCGTCAGCAAGAGCGCGCGATCATGCAACTTTGCGTTCGTGATGCACGCATGCCGCGTGCCGACTTCCTGCGCCAGTTCCCGGGCAACGAAGTTGACGAAAGCTGGACCGAAGCACTGGCCAAAGGCAAAAGCAAATACGCTGAAGCCATTGGTCGCCTGCAGGCCGACATCGTTCGCTGCCAGCAGAAGCTGACCGCACTTGAAGCCGAAACCGGCTTGAAGATTGCCGAGATCAAGGACATCAACCGTCGTATGTCGATCGGTGAGGCCAAAGCCCGCCGCGCGAAGAAAGAGATGGTCGAAGCCAACTTGCGTCTGGTGATCTCCATCGCCAAGAAGTACACCAACCGTGGCCTGCAATTCCTCGATCTGATCCAGGAAGGCAACATCGGTTTGATGAAAGCGGTAGACAAGTTCGAATACCGCCGCGGCTACAAATTCTCGACTTATGCCACCTGGTGGATCCGTCAGGCGATCACTCGCTCGATCGCCGACCAGGCCCGCACCATCCGTATTCCGGTGCACATGATCGAGACGATCAACAAGCTCAACCGTATTTCCCGTCAGATGCTGCAGGAAATGGGTCGCGAACCGACTCCGGAAGAGCTGGGCGAACGCATGGAAATGCCTGAGGACAAGATCCGCAAGGTATTGAAGATCGCTAAAGAGCCGATCTCCATGGAAACCCCGATCGGTGATGACGAAGACTCCCATCTGGGTGACTTCATCGAAGACTCGACCATGCAGTCGCCAATCGATGTTGCTACCGTTGAGAGCCTTAAAGAAGCGACTCGCGAAGTTCTCTCCGGCCTCACTGCCCGTGAAGCCAAGGTTCTGCGCATGCGCTTCGGTATCGACATGAATACCGACCACACCCTCGAGGAGGTTGGTAAACAGTTCGACGTTACCCGTGAGCGGATTCGTCAGATCGAAGCCAAGGCGCTGCGCAAGCTGCGCCACCCGACGAGAAGCGAGCATTTGCGCTCCTTCCTCGACGAGTGA
- the tsaD gene encoding tRNA (adenosine(37)-N6)-threonylcarbamoyltransferase complex transferase subunit TsaD, with translation MLVLGLETSCDETGVALYDSEKGLLADALFSQIDLHRAYGGVVPELASRDHVKRMLPLIRQVLAEADCVPTEIDAIAYTAGPGLVGALLVGASCAQALAFAWGIPALGVHHMEGHLLAPMLEPQPPEFPFVALLVSGGHTQLVRVDGIGQYELLGETLDDAAGEAFDKTAKMMGLNYPGGPEIARLAAQGVAGRFVFPRPMCDRPGLDFSFSGLKTFALNTWQQCVSAGDDGEQTRSDISLAFQQAVVETLTIKCKRALKQAGLKRLVIAGGVSANKALRVSLEKMLGDMKGDVYYARPEFCTDNGAMIAFAGCQRLQAGQQESLAISVQARWPMEQLSPV, from the coding sequence ATGCTAGTACTGGGATTAGAAACCTCCTGCGACGAAACCGGCGTCGCACTTTACGACAGTGAAAAAGGCCTGTTGGCCGATGCACTGTTCAGCCAGATCGACCTGCATCGCGCCTATGGTGGCGTGGTGCCGGAGCTGGCTTCGCGTGACCACGTCAAACGTATGCTGCCCTTGATTCGTCAGGTGTTGGCTGAAGCCGACTGCGTGCCGACCGAGATCGATGCCATCGCCTACACCGCGGGTCCTGGCCTGGTCGGGGCCTTGCTGGTGGGGGCGTCCTGCGCTCAGGCACTGGCGTTTGCCTGGGGTATTCCAGCCTTGGGTGTGCACCACATGGAAGGTCACTTGCTGGCGCCGATGCTGGAGCCGCAACCGCCCGAATTTCCGTTCGTCGCTTTGTTGGTGTCCGGTGGTCATACCCAGCTGGTTCGAGTCGATGGCATCGGTCAATACGAGTTGTTGGGCGAGACGCTGGATGATGCTGCCGGTGAGGCGTTCGACAAGACGGCGAAGATGATGGGCCTCAATTACCCTGGTGGTCCGGAAATCGCACGATTGGCCGCGCAAGGCGTCGCCGGACGTTTCGTGTTCCCGCGTCCGATGTGTGATCGGCCGGGTCTGGACTTCAGTTTCAGCGGCTTGAAAACCTTTGCCTTGAACACGTGGCAGCAGTGCGTCAGCGCTGGGGACGACGGCGAGCAAACACGCAGCGACATCTCGCTGGCCTTCCAGCAGGCAGTGGTGGAGACTCTGACCATCAAGTGCAAGCGTGCCCTGAAGCAGGCGGGCCTCAAGCGTCTGGTGATCGCGGGCGGCGTCAGTGCAAACAAGGCTTTGCGTGTGTCCCTGGAGAAAATGCTTGGCGACATGAAGGGCGACGTTTACTACGCACGTCCGGAGTTCTGCACCGATAACGGCGCAATGATCGCTTTTGCCGGGTGTCAGCGGTTACAGGCCGGTCAGCAGGAAAGTCTGGCGATCAGCGTGCAGGCGCGTTGGCCGATGGAGCAGTTGTCACCTGTGTAA
- the rpsU gene encoding 30S ribosomal protein S21 — MPAVKVKENEPFDVALRRFKRSCEKAGVLAEVRSREFYEKPTSERKRKAAAAVKRHAKKVQREQRRAVRLY; from the coding sequence ATGCCAGCCGTCAAAGTTAAAGAGAACGAACCCTTCGACGTAGCTCTGCGTCGTTTCAAGCGCTCCTGCGAAAAAGCCGGTGTTCTGGCTGAAGTTCGTAGCCGCGAATTTTACGAGAAGCCGACTTCTGAGCGTAAACGTAAAGCAGCAGCCGCTGTTAAGCGTCACGCCAAGAAAGTTCAGCGCGAACAGCGCCGCGCCGTTCGTCTGTACTAA
- the plsY gene encoding glycerol-3-phosphate 1-O-acyltransferase PlsY — translation MFWLLAILAYLLGSLSFAILLSRLTGNPDPRMSGSGNAGATNMLRLAGKKLAVLTLLGDLCKGLLPVLIAGLAGLSVQQQAWVGVYAVIGHLYPLYFRFRGGKGVATAAGMLLGLYPPAALLAIGAWLLTFYLTRTSSLAALIATPLTLPLLAWQEPGALLPMSALTALIVWRHRGNLRDLFAGRERHF, via the coding sequence ATGTTTTGGTTACTGGCGATCCTCGCCTACCTGCTTGGCTCTCTGTCCTTTGCCATTTTGCTCAGCCGCCTGACCGGTAATCCCGATCCGCGAATGAGTGGCTCGGGTAATGCCGGCGCCACCAACATGTTACGCCTGGCCGGCAAAAAACTCGCCGTCCTGACCTTGCTCGGCGACCTCTGCAAAGGCCTGCTACCCGTGTTGATTGCAGGACTTGCGGGCCTCTCGGTACAGCAACAGGCCTGGGTCGGCGTCTATGCCGTGATCGGCCATCTGTATCCGTTGTACTTCCGCTTTCGCGGCGGCAAAGGTGTTGCAACGGCTGCCGGCATGCTGCTGGGGCTTTACCCTCCGGCAGCGCTCCTCGCTATCGGCGCGTGGCTATTGACCTTCTACCTCACACGCACCAGCTCGCTGGCCGCCCTGATCGCCACGCCCCTGACCCTGCCACTGCTGGCCTGGCAGGAGCCGGGAGCATTGCTGCCCATGAGCGCACTGACAGCACTGATCGTTTGGCGCCATCGCGGCAATCTACGCGACCTGTTTGCCGGGCGCGAACGGCATTTTTAA